A segment of the Salvelinus namaycush isolate Seneca chromosome 3, SaNama_1.0, whole genome shotgun sequence genome:
tcaatccaattggcaaaatagatatagtgacccaagaaaaattgtccgatatacttattcagatagcagccgataagacagctaacgattagcgggccccagatgagcgttcaggtaacgtcgcgacggaggtgccagttggataactccctcgggcagataacgtcggcagtcagtcgtgaaggcccggtggggctccgcatctgcagcaaaaaaaaaaacgggtccggataggtgactgtagcccaggaatggctgatggaactcctcagctggctagctccggaataatttaagtttgctctgGGAttgacgtaagccaatagtcacacggtttgcagctagctagctgcgaaatcaaggtgcaaatgtccagagcctgcggctgaaatccggggacactgagaaaaaaaaggcccggtatgctccggtccgagtcgcgttgcacaaaagtgccggtagattatcgagctaaaggaatagctgatgaccacaaaacgtgggcaactgaaacaccaacgctagccagcaaaccggctaacttctgggcagcttcagattagcttctggctagcttccggctagcttctggttagctttctggctagcttctggttagcctctggctagcttccactgtggattttcagatttgaggtaaataatacttttttttttttgtaattggtgaggcgggttgcaggaaagcttttgtagttgagttcttggataataaaatatataaaagatatgcgaagaaaggtgtaaatatatatatacaggacacgacaatacgcggacaaaatgacgtctgaactgctatgccatcttggaaccatgtgtagttaactagtgattatgattgattgattgttttttataagataagtttaatgctagctagcaacttaccttggtttactgcattcgcgtaacaggcagtctccttgtggagtgcaacgagaggcaggcaggtcgttattgtgttggactagttaacctgaaGGTTGCaatattggatcccccgagctgacaaggtgaaaatctgtcattctgcccctgaacgaggcagttaacccaccgtttctaggccgtcattgaaaataagaatgtgttcttaactgacttgttaaataaaggtgtaaaaaaaaaaaaaagacaaaatcggtgtccaaaaatacctatttccgattgttatgaaaacttgaaatcggccctaattaatcggccattccgattaatcggtcgacctctagccttaacacaacacctagtgacctcatcaagtagcagcagggatgtgttgtggtgattaatttagagagagagagagagagaacattaataataccatcaataataccaataataatataatcagtcacaccagtctgtaatgcattatgaaaacatttacacatttatacagtcagttaagagaataaatgattataatgtaaaactttataacagtcctacaatactgtaggcattaaaacagacgtaatattaatatcctctgtgttatttctagattcagataagcttgctgtgatttgccaacgtgaactcaaatctaatctaaagaagaagtttcaatgtgtatttgaggggatcgctaaacaaggaaacccaacacttctcaataagatctacacagagctctacatcacagagggtggaacaggagaggtcaataatgaacatgagctgagacagattgagacaacaaccaggaaacaagcaagaccagagactgcaatcaaatgtaacgacatcttcaaacccttaactggacaagacaaacgtatcagaactgtgctgacaaagggagtcgctggcattggaaaaacagtctctgtgcagaagttcattctggactgggctgaaggaaaagcaaatcaggatgtccaatttgtattttcattcccttttcgggagctgaatttgatgaaaggggaaaaacacactttcattgaacttcttaatcacttctcaatggaaaccaaacaatcaggaatctccatctacaacaagtacaaagttctgttcatctttgatggtctggatgagtgccgactgcccctagacttccagaagaacaagatctgttgggacgtcacagagtcaacctcagtggatgttctactgacaaatctcatcaagggaaatctgcttccctctgctcccctctggataactacccgtcctgcagcagccaataagatcccttcagagtgtgttgaccaggtgacagaggtacgagggttcaatgacccacagaaggaggagtactttaggaagagattcagtgatgaggacctggccagcagaatcatctcacacataaagacatcaaggagcctccacatcatgtgccacattccagtcttctgttggatttctgcaacagtccttgaacacatgctgaaacagaagagagtagagatgcctaagactctgactgagatgtacacacaccttgtggagtttcataccaaacagaagaatgaaaagtatcttgggaaagaagagacaggtccacattggaataaagagagcattctgtcactgggaaaactggcttttcaacagcttgtgaatggcaatctgattttctatgaagaagacctgaaagaggctggcgttgatgtcaatgaagcctcagtgtactcaggattgtgcacacagctctttaaagaggaatgtgggctgtaccaggacaaggtgtactgctttgttcatctgagcattcaggagtttctggctgctgtatatgttttcctctcattcatcaacaacaatgagaatctaatggacaaactggAAACAAACGACAAGTCTGCAATTACTTTCTataagagtgctgtggataaagccttacagagtgagacgggaaacctggaccttttcctccgcttccttctgggcctctcactggagtccaatcagaagcacttacgaggtctactgacaaagacaagaagcagctcacagagccatgaagaaacagtcaagtacatcaagaagAAGATCGGGAAGAatctctctccagagaggagcatcaatctgttccactgtctgaatgaactgaatgaccattctctagtggaggagatccaaagctacctgagctcaggaagtctctcaaaagccaaactgtcacctgcacagtggtcagctctggtctttgtgttgctgacttcagaaaaggagctggatgtgtttgacctgaagaaatactccagatcagaggaaggtcttctgaggctgctgccagtggtcaaagcctccagagctgttctgtgagtaaataaaatgacatttaagaactaatcatcaggaagaaatattcagtttagagaatAATATGTATTATAATATTAAACCAAATGCATCTACCATTGTCCTTCTACAATACTCGTTAAatcaacagtgtgtttgtgaagtcatgatgatctctttgtcaggctgtcaggctgtggagtcacagaggaaggctgtgcttctctggtctcagctctgaggtcaaacccctcacacctgagagagctggatctgagtaacaatgacctgaaggattcaggagtgaagctgctctctgctggactggggaatccccactgtaaactggagactctgaggtcagtattcctgtagttggtcaacaagtgataactgttcaccagatccacatgtgtttaccagacacacatagtccacaacatatgtgtttggacaatgaAGCTTACAGTTTAAAATTTGGCGCTACtctccagcattttggatatgagatagaatgtttcatattaggtgacagtacagaatgtcaccttttatttgaggttaaaggtgagaggttagtatgttttatttttctaaatggtgaaacagacatgtattaaaataccctcaaataaaaggtgatacCCTCAAAGAATAGCAGTATGGTTTAAGGCACAAGATGGCACGGGAGGCAGAGGGttagagtctttgatatttattaatatactaaaaggggtaggcaagagaatggtcgtggacaggccaaatggtcaggcaggctcgaggtcaggacaggcagaatggtcaggcaggctagaggtcaggacaggcagaatggtcaggcaggctagaggtcaggacaggcagaatggtcaggcagactagaggtcaggacaggcagaatggtcaggcagactagaggtcaggacaggcagaatggtcaggcaggctagaggtcaggacaggcagaatggtcaggcaggctcgaggtcaggacaggcagaatggtcaggcagactagaggtcaggacaggcagaatggtcaggcaggctagaggtcaggacaggcagaatggtcaggcaggctagaggtcaggacaggcagaatggtcaggcagactagaggtcaggacaggcagaatggtaaggcaggatagaggtcaggacaggcagaatggtcaggcaggctagaggtcaggacaggcagaatggtcagacaggctagaggtcaggacaggcagaatggtcaggcaggctagaggtcaggacaggcagaatggtcaggcagactagaggtcaggacaggcagaatggtcaggcaggatagaggtcaggacaggcagaatggtcaggcaggctagaggtcaggacaggcagaatggtcaggcaggctagaggtcaggacaggcagaatggtcaggcagactagaggtcaggacaggcagaatggtcaggcaggatagaggtcaggacaggcagaatggtcaggcaggctagaggtcaggacaggcagaatggtcagaaaggctagaggtcaggcaggctagaggtcaggcaggctagaggtcaggacaggcagaatggtcaggcaggctagaggtcaggacaggcagaatggtcaggcaggctagaggtcaggcaggctagaggtcaggacaagcagaatggtcaggcaggctagaggtcaggacaggcagaatggtcaagcaggatagaggtcaggacaggcagaatggtcaggcaggctagaggtcaggacaggcagaatggtcaggcagactagaggtcaggacaggcagaatggtctggcaggctagaggtcaggacaggcagaatggtcaggcaggctagaggtcaggacaggcagaatggtcaggcaggctagaggtcaggacaggcagaatggtcaggtaggctagaggtcaggacaggcagaatggtcaggtaggctagaggtcaggacaggcagaatggtcaggcagactagaggtcagggcaggctagaggtcaggcagactagaggtcaggacaggcagaatggtcaggcaggctagaggtcaggacaggcagaatggtcaggcaggctagaggtcaggacaggctagaggtcaggacaggcagaatggtcaggcagactagaggtcaggacaggctagaggtcaggacaggcagaatggtcaggcaggctagaggtcaggacaggcagaatggtcaggcagactagaggtcaggacaggcagaatggtcaggcaggcttgaggtcaggacaggcagaatggtcaggcaggctagaggtcaggacaggcagaatggtcaggcaggctagaggtcaggacatgcagaatggtcaggcagactagaggtcaggacaggcagaatggtcaggcagactagaggtcaggacaggcagaatggtcaggcaaactagaggtcaggacaggcaggctagaggtcaggacaggcagaatggtcaggcaggctaggggtcaggacaggcaggctagaggtcaggacaggcagaatggtcaggcaggctagaggtcaggacaggcagaatggtcaggcaggctagaggtcaggacaggcaggctagaggtcaggacaggcagaatggtcaggcaggctagaggtcaggacaggcagaatggtcaggcaggctagaggtcaggacaggcagaatggtcaggcaggctagaggtcaggacaggcagaatggtcaggcagactagaggtcaggacaggcagaatggtcaggcaggctagaggtcaggacaggcagaatggtcaggcaggctagaggtcaagacaggcagaatggtcaggcagacaagaggtcaggacaggcagaatggtcaggcaggctagaggtcaggacaggcagaatggtcaggcaggctagaggtcaggcaggtgggtacagagtccagaaaacaggcaagggacaAAAAACTCGAGGATCAAATCAGATTACTTTCAAAAaagaatagaagcaggagtagggaaaacgctggttgacttgataaacatacaagacgaactggtacagagaaacaggaaacacagggatatatacaccagggaaacacagggatatatacaccagggaaacacagggatatatacaccagggaatcacagggatatatacaccagggaatcacagggatatatacaccagggaaacacagggatatatacaccagggaaacacagggatatatacaccagggaaacacagggataaatacaccagggaaacacagggataaatacaccagggaaacacagggatatatacaccagggaaacacagggataaatacacgagggaaacacagggataaatacacgagggaaacacagggataaatacacgagggaaacacagggatatatacaccagggaaacacagggatatacaccagggaaacacagggatatatacaccagggaaacacagggataaatacaccagggaaacacagggatatatacaccagggaaacacagggatatatacaccagggaaacacagggacatATAGAGTTTCTGAGAAGTTGATTTAGTCA
Coding sequences within it:
- the LOC120044631 gene encoding NLR family CARD domain-containing protein 3-like, producing KSNLKKKFQCVFEGIAKQGNPTLLNKIYTELYITEGGTGEVNNEHELRQIETTTRKQARPETAIKCNDIFKPLTGQDKRIRTVLTKGVAGIGKTVSVQKFILDWAEGKANQDVQFVFSFPFRELNLMKGEKHTFIELLNHFSMETKQSGISIYNKYKVLFIFDGLDECRLPLDFQKNKICWDVTESTSVDVLLTNLIKGNLLPSAPLWITTRPAAANKIPSECVDQVTEVRGFNDPQKEEYFRKRFSDEDLASRIISHIKTSRSLHIMCHIPVFCWISATVLEHMLKQKRVEMPKTLTEMYTHLVEFHTKQKNEKYLGKEETGPHWNKESILSLGKLAFQQLVNGNLIFYEEDLKEAGVDVNEASVYSGLCTQLFKEECGLYQDKVYCFVHLSIQEFLAAVYVFLSFINNNENLMDKLETNDKSAITFYKSAVDKALQSETGNLDLFLRFLLGLSLESNQKHLRGLLTKTRSSSQSHEETVKYIKKKIGKNLSPERSINLFHCLNELNDHSLVEEIQSYLSSGSLSKAKLSPAQWSALVFVLLTSEKELDVFDLKKYSRSEEGLLRLLPVVKASRAVL